In Centroberyx gerrardi isolate f3 chromosome 11, fCenGer3.hap1.cur.20231027, whole genome shotgun sequence, the following are encoded in one genomic region:
- the LOC139925276 gene encoding gap junction delta-2 protein-like produces MGEWTILERLLEAAVQQHSTMIGRILLTVVVIFRILIVGIVGEKVYEDEQIMFICNTMQPGCNQACYDKAFPISHIRYWVFQIILVCTPSLCFITYSVHQSAKQRDRSYSFLHPYMDHHGHGHHGRHDHHARKLRNINGILVQNPDSSKEDHDCLEVKEIPNAPRGLTHTKSAKVRRQEGISRFYVIQVVFRNALEIGFLAGQYFLYGFNVPGMFECDRYPCVKEVECYVSRPTEKTVFLVFMFAVSGICVLLNLAELNHLGWRKIKTAIRGVQARRKSICEVRKKDVSHLSQAPNLGRTQSSESAYV; encoded by the coding sequence GATCCTGCTGACAGTGGTGGTGATTTTCCGTATTCTAATAGTAGGCATCGTGGGCGAGAAAGTATATGAGGATGAGCAGATCATGTTCATCTGTAACACCATGCAGCCTGGCTGTAACCAGGCATGTTACGACAAGGCCTTCCCTATCTCACACATCCGCTACTGGGTCTTCCAGATCATCTTGGTGTGCACGCCCAGCCTGTGCTTCATCACATACTCTGTTCACCAGTCTGCCAAACAGCGTGACCGCAGCTACTCTTTCCTGCATCCCTACATGGATCACCATGGTCACGGTCACCACGGGCGCCATGACCATCACGCTCGCAAGCTCCGCAACATCAACGGCATCCTGGTGCAAAACCCCGACAGCAGTAAGGAGGATCACGACTGCCTGGAGGTCAAGGAGATCCCGAACGCGCCCCGGGGACTCACGCACACCAAGAGCGCTAAGGTGCGGCGGCAGGAAGGCATCTCCCGCTTCTACGTCATCCAGGTTGTGTTCCGAAACGCGCTGGAGATCGGCTTCTTGGCCGGCCAGTACTTCCTGTATGGCTTCAATGTGCCGGGGATGTTCGAGTGCGATCGCTACCCCTGTGTGAAGGAGGTGGAGTGCTACGTGTCTCGGCCCACAGAAAAGACCGTGTTTCTGGTCTTTATGTTCGCAGTAAGTGGCATCTGCGTGCTGCTCAACCTGGCCGAGCTCAACCACCTTGGCTGGAGGAAGATAAAGACGGCCATCCGAGGGGTGCAGGCCCGCAGGAAGTCCATCTGCGAAGTGCGCAAGAAGGATGTGTCACACCTGTCCCAGGCCCCCAACCTGGGCAGGACCCAGTCTAGCGAGTCAGCCTACGTCTGA